The Skermanella rosea sequence TCGACGATGCGGAAGCCGTAGGCATCGGGATGGCGCCGGTAGCGTGCGGCATGCTCTTCCGGCAGATCGAGCACCGGACGGCCGTCGGCGCCCGCCGCGACATGGTCGGCCAGCCGCTCCGCCTCGCTCGCGGCGACCCGCAGGCCGAGCCGGCTGCCGTCCAGCCCATAGTGGAAGGCGACCAGGACGACCTGGGCCGCCATCACGAGGATCGCCACCACGACCAGGCGTACGGTGATCAGCTGCGCCACCGACCGCCGCTGCCGCGGCACCCCGATGCCGAGCCGGCCGGTCACGCGGCCCCCTCGGCCCGCAGCAGGTAGCCGACTCCCCGCACGGTGTGGATCGCCGCGTCCGCCCCGGCCTCGGCAAGCCGGCGCCGCAGCCGCGAGACGTGGGCTTCCAGCGCGTTCGGCGTCACCTCGTCGTTGAACCCGTAGAGGCTTTCCTCCAGGACCGGGCGCGTCACCACCTGCCCGGCGCGGCGCAGCAGGATCTCCATCAGGTCGAGTTCCCGGCGCGGCGCGTCGATCGCCCGCCCGCCGACGCTGATCCTGCGCGAGACGGTATCGAAGGCCACGTTGCCCGCCGTCAGGACCGTGGCGAGGCAGGAGCCGGGGCGGCGCAGCAGCGCCCGGCAGCGGGCCAGCAGCTCGTCCATCTCGAACGGCTTGACAAGATAGTCGTCCGCCCCGGTGTCCAACCCCGACACCCGGTCGCCCAGGCCGCCCCGCGCCGTCGCGACCAGCACCGGGATGCCCTGGCTGCGGCCCCGGAAAGCCTTGAGCCAGGCCAGCCCGTCCCCGTCGGGCAGGCCCAGGTCGAGCAGGATCAGGTCGTAGTCCGCAGCGGCGACGGCGGCATCCGCCTCCTCCAGGGACCCGAAGGCGTCCACCGCGAACCCGGCGCGGGCGAGCCCGCCGGCCATCAGGCCGGCGAGCCTTTCGTTGTCCTCGACGAGCAGGAGCCTCATGCCGATCCTCAGATCCGTTTCCGGCCGGTGATCATCGCCCGGACCAGGTTCTCGCGATGCCGCACGCTTTCATAGATCGCCGCGGCGGCATGGATCAGGGCCAGCCAGAGTATCGCGTCGGCCGTGCCCTCGTGAAGCTCCTCGACCCACTCGACGCCCCAGAACGCGTCGAGCGTCGCCATCCAGCCGGTGATGCTGACGGCCGCGAGCAGCGCCATCAGCGTGACCATCATGACCGCGGCGGCCGGGTTGTGGCCGAGTTGCCGGGGTTCGCGCCCCCGCAGCAGGAGCGAGACGTACCGGACCAACCGGGCCGGCGTCGGCACGAAGTCGGAGAAGCGGGCATGGCGCGTCCCGACGAAGCCCCACGCGATCCGGACGGCCAGGACCGCCGCGACCGCGTAGCCGATGACCTCGTGGGCCAGCCCGCCGTCCTCGACGATGAAGAGGTTGGCGGCGCATCCCGCCACGACCACCCAGTGGAAGAGGCGGACGACCGGATCCCAGACCATGACCGACCCGTGCCGGATGCCGCCGGCCACGCCGCCGCCGATGCCCGTTCCCGTCATCAGTCGTCGACCT is a genomic window containing:
- a CDS encoding cytochrome b/b6 domain-containing protein, whose amino-acid sequence is MTGTGIGGGVAGGIRHGSVMVWDPVVRLFHWVVVAGCAANLFIVEDGGLAHEVIGYAVAAVLAVRIAWGFVGTRHARFSDFVPTPARLVRYVSLLLRGREPRQLGHNPAAAVMMVTLMALLAAVSITGWMATLDAFWGVEWVEELHEGTADAILWLALIHAAAAIYESVRHRENLVRAMITGRKRI
- a CDS encoding response regulator, giving the protein MRLLLVEDNERLAGLMAGGLARAGFAVDAFGSLEEADAAVAAADYDLILLDLGLPDGDGLAWLKAFRGRSQGIPVLVATARGGLGDRVSGLDTGADDYLVKPFEMDELLARCRALLRRPGSCLATVLTAGNVAFDTVSRRISVGGRAIDAPRRELDLMEILLRRAGQVVTRPVLEESLYGFNDEVTPNALEAHVSRLRRRLAEAGADAAIHTVRGVGYLLRAEGAA